CCGGGCGGTCGACCACGACCAGGGTCGCGATGCCGGCGGCGGTGGCCACGACCCCGGGGACGAGCAGGACCGCCGGCCCGTGCCGGTCGCCGTACCGCCCGGCCCACCAGCGGCTGCCGGTGGACGCGGCCGCCTGGACGAACAGCGCCACCGCGGCCAGCCGGCCCGAGCTCCCGCCGGTGGCCAGGGGCAGGAAGGTCACCACCACCCCGGCCGCCATGGCCGCCACCGCGAAGGCGGCCGCCGGCCGGACAAGGGCCGGCGTGCGCATCCCGGCCAGGACGCCGACGGGCGCCTCCCGCCGCGCCGCCCGGCCGGGCAGTCCGGGGACGACGATCAGCCCGGCCAGGGCGGCCGCCGCCCCGGCGGCGAACACCGCCGGGTAGCCGGCCTCCCCCACCAGCCAGACCCCGAGCGGCAGGGCCGCCACCCCGGGCACCCCGACGACGATCCCGAACAGCCCCAGCCCCTCCCCGCGGCGCGCTCCCGGGACCAGCGACGCCACCAGCGCCCCGCCGACCACCACCACGATCGCGAACCCCAGTCCCCGGACCACGCTGACGGCCAGGATCGCGGCCAGGGTGGTCGAGGCGGGCAGGGCCAGGGCCGGCGCGCCCAGCAGGACCAGGCCGGCCGCGAACACCGCCCGGTACCCGAACCTGGCCGCGAGGCGGGGGACGGCCAGCTCGCCGGCCACCGTGGCCGCCATCAGCGCCCCCGTGGTCAGCCCGGCCCCGACCCCGCCGGCCCCGACCGAGTCGGCGTACAGCGGGACCACCGACAGCAGCAGGTAGAAGCCGGTCATGGCCCCGAACGAGGCCACGAACACCAGCAGCAGGGCGCGGCTGACGAGCGGCGGCCGCGG
Above is a window of Actinomycetota bacterium DNA encoding:
- a CDS encoding MFS transporter, which gives rise to MTVGTPRPPLVSRALLLVFVASFGAMTGFYLLLSVVPLYADSVGAGGVGAGLTTGALMAATVAGELAVPRLAARFGYRAVFAAGLVLLGAPALALPASTTLAAILAVSVVRGLGFAIVVVVGGALVASLVPGARRGEGLGLFGIVVGVPGVAALPLGVWLVGEAGYPAVFAAGAAAALAGLIVVPGLPGRAARREAPVGVLAGMRTPALVRPAAAFAVAAMAAGVVVTFLPLATGGSSGRLAAVALFVQAAASTGSRWWAGRYGDRHGPAVLLVPGVVATAAGIATLVVVDRPAAVLAGMAVFGCGFGVTQIATMTVMLSRVAPSGFGTVSAIWNLAYDLGIGAGALGFGVVAAQTGYPAAFAVTAALVLAGLVPLWLDRRRPATDSCIHS